cagattatttcctgtgaatattGCATCAGAGATTAGTTTTCCTCATATTTTTAGGGGATGAAGGTTGTGTGTTCAGCTCTGCACTGTGCCCTTAAGATTATATCTTTAACAATCATCTAAACTGTAACTCCTAGGACCCTcaggttgggaaccagtgaTCTGaactataaaaataacactttcgatttagtttttcttcacagaaatgaGTGAAATGCAGCTATATGGGACTGCTGAATATATTTTGTGAAAATTTTCTTACACCGCTTAAAGTCCAGAAGGCCTCGTGACCCCCTGTGAAGCTTTGGCGACCCTTACTGAAGGGTTCGGACCCCTAGGTTGGGAACCAGTAATCTAAAGCACGATCATCAGGTAAAGTTGTccagtactttggtttatgattaaatatataCAAACCTATTGACAATCCCATCAACCACAGCTGTACTTTGCCTTTAGTGctgctgttagcatgctaactcgCATAACTAAGATATTGAACATGGTAAATGTTTTGCCTTCATAACATGAGCTCGCTAGCATGCTAAACCTAAACTTTATTCGTTAATTCATCTTCATATTCACTCTGTCTTGCTGAAATAGCTTTTGTGAAAAGTACACTGATTACACTGACACTGTAATCCTGAGCGCTTTAGTCGATGAACAACGTCGTTTATTTATGACCTGAACTTTATCCCAGTCTCTATCTCTCCAGCACAATCAGATGAGGAAACATTTTGACAATGCAGGGGGCAGAGAAAAAGATGTAGAGCAGTTTATTCAGCAGAAGAAATAggagataaaaatgacaaaagattcCCGAGGTTTCACTCCACCAACACCTTCTGTAGGTTTTAAACAATGGTGACAATTATTTGCAGCTCTTTGCTGGGCCCATAAAATGCAAATAGAGTAGAAGTCTAGATAGATGTTTAGTGGGACAATTCAAAGGATTTGAAAAAAGCAATGGAACAAAACTCAACGAAATGCTTTTGAGGAATCAACAACATGACATGTGGTAATTGAAGAAATAAGTTCCAAATTTCATATTTAGTATCTCTAGGTTCTGGTAACTTACTGAAAAGTCCCCAGATTTGCCACACCCTGACCCATTCACTGTTTCGAAGTGTGGATTAAACTCTATGAAGATACTGACTCAGTTTGTACCACCATTGTTTATACTATAATACTTCATGTAATGTTCAGTATGTTTGAAGCTACTGAGCTGACtgaatgtcatttttacacagcaCTGCCCCCAAGTGTCTGATTATATTCATGCACTGGGTTCCTGCGAGTGTTGGTGTGCTTGCAAGAAGGAGAAAATAATGAGCATGATGAATAGTCAATATAAAATctttattaattataaaaaatacataacagCAGGGCCAGCCTTCTTTAATAGGAAATgcttatattaaataaaattagataaataaacttaaacttaaacttataTTAACTTCTTTCAGACATCCAGCATGAAAAGGTTTGTGCACAAGTAATAAACATTATTACACACTATATACAAtacaagacatttaaataaacatttgctttGCACTGTTACTGTAAATCTTCACTGAACCGACAGCATGATTACATTCACAAAGACGCTAAAAAGCTGCAACTAATGAAATGCCCAACAGGTGACTTTGTGCCAAAGCTTCATTTCATGGGATACATTATTCCGCTGGTGAACTTGGAGAGCCCTGCATTTTCTGCGATCCACTTGTTGTAGTTTGTGACCTGCGTGTAGACTCCTGGCTTGTTCTCCCTGGCACAGCCATCACCCCAGCTCACCACCCCGAAGAGAAACATCCGACCTGACACTTCACACACCAATGGACCACCAGAGTCACCCTGTGACGAGGAGACACATCAGTCAGTCACAGCTCACAACATGAAGCAAGAAATAGTCTGAAccaacatttatataataaaaattaatttctctgtacaaCGAATCTAACAGGAAATAGAGTACTCTTCAGATCTGCTTTTAAGCTGATATCTTTAAAGGAGAAGATTGTTGGCAGACAGACATGACTTTTGAACATCCTCTTTCtcaatgcacacatgcacacatattcATGCTCACCGAGCAGGCATCGGTGCTCCAGTCAGGGCTCCCAGCACAGAACATGTTCTTAGTGATGAGATCTCCATAGTACGATTCACTTTTACAGTCAGCCTGAGAGATCAGTTTCACATTGGTCTGTTTCAGGCTGTTCGAAAAATGCCACGCCactacagaaaacacagtgtcaGTTATGAGAAACCCTGAAATACCTGGAAGATCAGTCATGAATCTGTAGGTTAGAAGTTTTGCAGTACATACTTTGTCTCTCCATCCCAAATCCTGCGATGCTGCACTGAAATCCTGCAGGAAGCTGAGTGTGAAGTGGCGGGAGGCACACGGTCCGTGCAGATGCTGACTTCATCGCACATTCTCCATTTTTACTTCTGATCTTCAACAGTgctgaaaagacaaacacaaccaTGAGTCCTGGACACAATGCACCCTTCTTTATCTTTCTtacttacacatgcacacaaacacacacacacacacacacacacacacaaagtacgAGTGTATGCACCTATGTCATGGTTGAAGTTGCCATCTTTGTATTCTTGGTGGATGATCAGTTTTTCCACAGTGAAGCGCTGTTCCTTCTCAGCGTCCTCTTCTTTGATGTTCGTCTTCCCCAGGTACACAGACAGCTGCTCGATGTTAGTCTCATtactgaacaaaaaaacacaaatggttAAAGCATGTAAACAAAAGCTTCATTATAGCATGAGAATTGCAGTGGAGGAAatgagtgttttgtgtttttcctcaccCATCAGGGAAGCAGTGTGCAGCCGTGACAACCCAGCATGGCGAGATGAGAGAGCCACCGCAGTTGAAACGTTTACCCTTCTGTAAAAATATAGCAGCTATCCATGGCTGTGACTCTATAGGTGTGAAAGAACCACCCACGATTTTATTCAGCCTCCGCTCAGACCTCTGACCACAAgtcagctctgcagagacacacagtaagAGTCAGTGAGCATCGATGAAGGGACACACGACACATCATTGAGTTGGAAGTGTATTTGAACAACAAAACTACCTGTATCCACAGCAGTTAGTGGTTTCGCTGTTGGTGTAGAACCTGCGTGGGAGcaaaaaacagagtttattagaaataatccacatcaaacaaacaatattttgaatgatttttaaattCCCAATGTCAGCCTTACATGTGGGAATATGACAGAATTCCCTCACaatcctctttcctctttggaCACGGCACCATGGCTTCAAGCTCTGGTCAGGATTCCTAGAATTCaagtaaaataatatttaaaaaatgacacctCTGCCGTTCTTATCTACATTCCAGCCGGTGACTCAAAGTATACCTGCAGTAATTATGGTTGCCCAGTCCCTTTGAAGCTCCTTGAGGTTCAGAAAACCAGCTCCAATTGAGACATCTTCTGTTGCGTGCTGACTTGGAAACAGATCCTCTGTAACTGCTCCCATCCCCAGACAGACAATTCACTGAAGATAATGCAACAAAAGAGACGAGaacatttaatgtctttgttacCAGATACAGCAGATGGAGATTATTAAGAATATGCATTGGTGTCTTACGTTCGGTTGTTTCCTGGGACTTAAGGGACAAATTCTTTCTCGACCACGACTTTTTTCGTGAAAAAGCctgagaggaggacagacaaaCTCAGCTTGAGACAGACTCCCAAAGGTGTGAATCTTAAACTTACTTCTTCTTATTGTTACTTACCACATCAACGCTAAGTGCTGCAAGCAAGGCGGCGATGACTAACAGCTTCATCTTCACTTCTGCTTTTACTTCTCCTTATtgagatatttttgtctgtgatgaactacaaaaaaagaaacaggaattACAGAAAAGGAACAACACAACATATCTTATGTTAGAAGTTAGAGCTCCTTTGCCCTAATATGGAGTTTATCTTGTAGTGCATCACACGACATATAACAACCACGTGGTTGGACATGTGGTTTCTGTGTCAGTTCTCACAGTGTTACACTTCTGCTGTTTGCACATGCACATCTTCTGATGAGAAGAAGAACTGTGCTGTGAAGCGCAACAGATAGAGCATGCACCCTGTGTGCACTCTGTACTGTTAACATCATCTCTATCTGTACAGTGAGTGCAATATCAATTTAGGTTAGCTGATTACTGCAAAGCATGTGCACAGCATTacatcacatttgttttgcGATGCATACAGTTCAAACACTGAATTTCAAGATATTTCTGGGACACGATATCAATTTGATAATGACTAAATAAAATAGTTGCATagataaaacttttaaaatttCACTTTCATGTCCACTGCATGAATTTTGTGGAcatgcttttgtcttttttagttgaatacattttgtttgcatTGAAATATTaattcctctgtgtttgtgtcctttcCCCTATCTGtgtgaatccagtcttcctATATGTTTACCATCTATATATAGTTTGGTCACCCAGTTTTCCTGTACTTGAATTATAGGCTATGTTAATCTAGACACAACATGTATtgcatttctgtctgtcctgggagagggatttCTTCCCTACCCATTAAAGGTGTTTGGGGTAGTTTCCTCCATCTAAATCAAGGGTCTAAGGATAGAGCGTGTTGCGTGCATTACAAATTGTAAAACCCCTCAAGGCAAATTTGTGATATTGAactatgcaaataaaaatgaccTCAAAGTATTCacaaattaaactaaaacaacCTATATTTTGCTGAATTTCACAGTCTAGGCAGCTTTGTTGGAGATATATTTACCTTTCTGTCCAAGCTTGCAATCCTGAAGAAGCTCGTTGTTATGTCTTCCAGCTGAGATGTTGTTATCTCCTTCGTATCCTCTGATATGTGCCTGAGCTGTCGCAGGGCTCTTGCTTCTAGTTGTTCTGGTGTTGCAGTGCTGACACTCCACCAGATTCCcttccttttaaaaacacacagcctaCAAGTGGGAGGGCAAATGCTGCTCAGCATAGACCATAGAATTTGTCATGTCCTGTGACACATacaaccccccacccctccttccACTCAAACCGCAGAAATAcagctaaaatgaaaacaatgcagAAGAGAATGATGGGCTTCAAATTCATAATACATAAATTGACAAAAATTTATTTCGAACAAAAAACTGGATTGTAGACACTACAACACATGTTCAGAAGAAAATATACTTTGTCATAGGCTTAACATGATGTCTCAACTGAAGTATCTTAATCTAAACACACTGAAGTGGTTTCGATGGCATCAGCTCCCCGTTAAGTGTCCCCTTTAAATATCCTCTCAAGAAGACGTGGAATAATATAATTTGTTTCCACAGTATATGTCGATGTTacacatatatttacacatattcTGTATTTCCTGGTCCAATTCTCCATTTAAACACTAATTGAGTAAGGACCCTGATTTCTTCATGTCTTTTACATCATTAGACAAATCTGTGGTGAATTTTCCAACAAATTTTAAGAGTCATGAATTGAGTTATTTCCTCTGTTGAATTTATGACAGCAGTAACACTACAAGTGACCACATTTTACGCTCTACAATGACTAAGCTCTGTTCATTAGAAGTAAAGTAAGATTAAATCGTAAAAGCTGATGCAAAACACAGCTGCaaagctttcaaccacatcaaGTAAAATTCTTACTCGcttacaaactgttttttttccctctaacAATATATGTAAGTCTTTACAGTCCACGGTATATTGCAATCTCCTTCAACCATAACTTTACAGAGGGCAATTGTATATTTTTTCCAGAAAAGAGCTATTCATTTTACACTCCACAATAACTAAGCCCATGTGTTTGCTCACtaaattcatgtgtttgtttgaagtaAACTCTGGAAAAAGTGGCCTTTTTCCTGTCACAAACAATTTAGCATTCACTTTAAAAGCCGATGCAAAATACAGCTGCCAGCTTTCAACCAGATTAAGTAAAAACGATCATATTACTGCTTTAGTTCCTTTTTTAGCATTGTAAACTTCATCTTACATTCATGACCATACCTGAATGCCTacttttgtaaaaacatttcatttttaacttgTTCATGTTCATTACTGTCatttgtgcagcactttgtgaCATGGTTAAAATAGGTAGCGCATAAACGAGTTCTTGAACATATAACAAGCAAGACAATCATTATTCAAAGGTTATTTAATGGCACAGAAGATCACAGaacttaaatacataaatagatttttaacaataaatatatgATGCTGTTTAAAGTTGATGTAATTTCCTCTTAGGCTGACCTCACTGCCTGTATACTAACTTACAGTATACATCCTCTTGAATCATTGAAGTTTTGCACATACAGTCATTAATCAAGCccatataaaaaaagattaaaaaccaACTTAGTGAGTTTAATCAACTTCTAAATTAGATTTGAATAACAGAGCTGCTGCCTTTCaagacatttctacattttttgcACATCTTATACTTATAATGTACCACAACTTCCCCTAAAACAATAGACATTGTTATGAATTGGGCATGGGGATTTCTGGACTAAAACCTCTGACGCCGGTGTTActcacatttcctctgttttgatGTGACAATAGACCAGATATGACACCTCTGTGTAATGCTTAATGGACCGGATATTTTTATGGAAAAAGCATGTAAAACGTGCATGATGTCAAGTGAGGAAGCATGAAATGACTCAACAGcaatcaattaatttattggCTCTATGTAGCCTTCTCTGATAAATGTCTCATGTTTTCCAACACAGGTGTTTCATCAAAAGAAGAACTAGGTATTACACAGAAATAACCCAATCCAGGGAATCCCAGGACATTTGTGGTGAAGTCAGCTGCAACCCTGAGGGTTTTATCTTGTCATGTTGGCTTGAGTCTCTTGTTTCACATGCTCCTGTCTGGACAGTAGTTACAATAGAGGGGTGGGTGGTGTCTTCAAGCACGTGTTTCCTGTGAACAGATGACATATCCTCTTTTTACAGAAGAATGTAGACTTGGGATGAAGTCAATCCTCTATctctattaaataaaataatcttctttcctctgtttgAAGAAAAGTAACAATAATCTTTGATACAATAAGTCTCCTCCAAATATGGTTTAGTCACATCCTGTACTCAAACATGTAGAAGCTTGAATTCTACGTCTGTAGGCAGTGTGAGTTTGAACATGAAAAAATTACACTGAGGAAGGAAAGAATGCAGAAGCAGGTCACAACTcaaatccctttttttttaagtcttatCAGATATGACAGTTAGAGCTGAACACTTGTGAAGCCAAGAACCAGCTTTGTTAATAAGTCTTagtttgcacattttttttaatacgtGTCTCACCTCACATCTGTAGGTTCCAGAGAAAAATGGATGATTTGTTGTTACTAATAGTGACTGATCTTCACTGCATCAGCTCTTACTGACCACTATTAGGATGTCGTCACATTTCCTGACTCAGCTCATCTTTTGTTTGCTGGCCTCTCAGTTGATACAGTTTTTACTCACCATTGTATCCCATATGAAAAGGCGGGATGGTCCACTTTAACAATCAGAAAGAGGATGCACTGTACATTAGTTATCTATAAGGCTGCACTGGTAAACGTAATTACCATAAGTTAACATAAATCACAAATGCTCAAACAATGCCAGACACTGTCTCTTAATTTAAAATACTTCATAAATTTCACTATCccaagctgaaaacacacaacatatatcCTAACATATCCCTTGAGTGTGCCATTCCTAAAATCCAACACTTTATTATAGCTTCATAACATGCCCCAAAATTACTTCCTTTGAGAATATATGAATACCCAGAACATTTATCAATTATTCAAGGAAGCTCACCAAAACCCAGCAACAATTCTTCTCCTGTCTTATGCCATGGAAAGACACAACAGTTCCCAcagcatgtgtttatgtgccaGTACATTACATGAGGAAAAGAATAAATGTATATTACACGACAGACTCTCACGACACAATATGATTTGGTGACCTCTCACATTACACCTTACACGTAGATGCTTCTGACCTGTGACCTAAACTCATAGTTATGCCTTAGATTTTACTCAGTAACTAGGTGTAGAGTGTACTTCtacttcattttattaatttatttaaattgaatttccttattttgtttgtctctatgtgccctgtgatgagctaaCAACTTGTCCACTTTTtcccgcctcttgcccaaagtcatctgggatcggctccagcctcaccgtgaccctgatgaggataagcagttacagataatggatggatgaatggattttccttatttctttattgtttgttttatactgTTTGATATACTGTTTAAACCTTATATACAATCATATCTCTTGTATTACATCTGTATATCAGTATCTATAATTGTATAAGACTGTATCTTTATCATGTTTCTATATAAATAATGATTTTCTGTATGGATAATCTTCTCTGTATGTGTTTGCTGTGAGTTCCTCTGTTTATtagtgttatttgtgtgtgcataggTCTCTCTTGAAACGAGATCTTGATCTCAGTGCATCCGTTTAACTacaactacaaaacacacatctttATTGGTTTCATATGTGCCACTATCAGTACTGTTCAGCTCTGCGCATGTGGCTCCATCTAGTGAACAAGATAAGACCCTGAAAAAGTGTTAGAGGCTCTGAGCTGCTCCTTGCATTTTTGgtcacaggatttttttttttttaaataaacagtttacaCTTTGTCAGCTCATTTTGACGTGAGTGGGCTGGAGGGGAAATCCCAGCGGAGGGAGTAGTCCTGCAGAAAGCATGTCCGCTGCGCTGCCGAGACACGCATGCGCACAAACACCGTCTGCTTGTCAGACTACACTTTCACTTTGTGCACATATCGAGCTGTtcgtctctgtctttttttttacagctttacaGCCTAAACTATAACAAAAACTCAACATAACCTTTGTCTTAAAGGTCGTGTTTGATGGACTGTGAGGTGTGAAGGTATAGCAGTCGCTTCGgctcttttattttaacactaaAAGACGCAGACGGACCGTAAACAACAACACGGTTAGCTAACTTTGAAGCAACAATGTTCTGACATGTAAAGTGAGCTAAGTGTCGTCTGTAGACTCTGACCTTCTGCACAGGTGAGTTCATCGTGTTTGTGAGGCGAGGTGTTGCCTTTTAATGGACTTTTTAAGTCAGTATAGTCAGAGTGTCTTTGAGTTATGTGTCCTCATTGGAGCCTAacatccaaaaacaacaacaacaacaacaacaactaaaggCTCTTAACCTTGGGTGTATTAGCACAGCTAATGCTACAGAGCAAACACTGCAgtgcagagcaggaggaggattaAAGATCAAGAGCTGGGCTcctgcagcagcaaaaaaatatatattcattaaGGTAAACACAAAAATCTATGTGCAAAACtggaatatgaatatgaatctAATGCAGAAAGCAACTGTGAAATAGCTTTGTTAGGATTTTACAGCCTGTTAAACAGAGTTGGAAATAAGTTACTGACATTTGTGATATTCTCTCATCCATCTAAACTACGCACAAAAAGTAAGAACATTTGTGTTTGATCGTTTATTATCCTCATCAGGAGCTCATCCCGGCTGactttcacactcacattcacacctgtgggcaatttagagtcaccaatgaatCTATTAAGTGCAAGTATGTAGGGTgaataaatgtgataaatgtactgtattgaATGTCCGTTCTTGTGGTTATGTTGTGgtgtctctatctgtctgtgtatctatgtatgtatgtctgagGCTTTGTACAGATGGGAGCAACAAATGTCCTTGTAAGGACAataaactatctatctatctatctatctttctatctatctatctattgtcTTTGGGTTGttggaggaagccggagtactttgttgtagatctgtgaagatgtttcacctctagAGATCCAGGTATTTAGCTCAGGTGGGAATATTGACCAGGCCATTGTTGACGAGGTCAAAGATCCCACCTAAGGTAAAGAGAGCttagttgccccagatttaacccatCCCGAAGAAGAACGACCTTCACAGACCTCGCACCCAGTGCTAGCTGGGATTATCTCCAtccccctgtgaccctgattAGGGAGAAGTGGTTATTCAAAAATGGATGGTGAATCATTTAACACTGTTTCTCCTCCATAGAGGATGAATAAAATGCCTGAAGAACAGAAGTCTAAATCTACTGTGTGGTCCATAATGTTTCCGAGCTGtaacagatttattattttggcTCTTTCTTTGCCGACGTCTCTAGCAGACTGTTGCCGAGCTGCTCCAGCAGACCTCACACTATGACGACTGCACTCAAACAGAGCCAGCAGTGTGGCTCATGGGAGATGAAGGAGAGACTTGGAATGGGAGGCTTTGGGCATGTCTACCTGTACCAGCATCTTGTGAGTTGTGTCATCCACCTGCATGCCGATGAGAACATAAATCCCGGATCTAAATTTATTCTTGGCTTGGTGCTGTTCCCTGTCTGTGTTCGGAGCAGGAGTCGGGAGAGAAGATTGCTGTCAAACTGTGCCGCCTGGAGCTGAACCCGAACAATAAAGACCGCTGGAGCAGAGAGATTCAGATCATGAAGAAGTGAGTGTGAATCATCTGCTTGTGTTCCTGAAGTAACCCATGAGCAAATTGCATCGtacattttcttcttgtcaAATCATTGCTGtatgtttgtctctctttctatgAAAGGCTGAACCATGTAAACGTGGTTCAGGCCAGAGAAGTTCCTGAAGAGTTGAGCTCCATTGCTATAAATGACTTACCTCTGTTGGCCATGGAGTACTGCTCAAGAGGAGACCTACGCAAGGTACCAAGTGGGTATTTTATAAAGACTTTAAACTATTAATAGTCCTTTCAAACATTGCACTATTAACTTctatatctttttatttaggTGCTGAATAAACCAGAAAATTGCTGTGGGCTAAAGGAGAGTGAAGTCCTCTCCCTGATCAGTGACATTGGTAACAGCTTTTACTTTGACAGCAAGTCACTGTTAtcacatgtaaatgtgtgatgCATATagaatgatttgttttttataaacGCAGGTTCTGGTATCCAGTATCTCCATGAAAATAAGATCGTTCACAGAGACCTAAAGCCAGAAAATATCGTGCTGCAGGAGATTGATGGGAAGGTGAACTCACTTCCTTTTCTTTATAGACATACAGCCTATGCCTATGCAGcccatgcttttttttgtgccttgCTCTCATTATGAAATTCGGTTTTCCAGCTTGTCCATAAACTCATAGATCTGGGTTATGCAAAAGACCTGGATCAGGGCAGCCTCTGTACATCCTTTGTTGGAACTCTTCAGTATCTGGTAAGTGGTCAATAAGTAATGCATTGCActgtaacttttgtttgtttgtttgttttaaaaagatttgaaaTCTTGCTCTATAAATCTATCCACATGTGTTACAGGCTCCAGAGCTGTTTGAGAGTAAACCCTACACTAAAACTGTGGACTACTGGAGCTTTGGGACAGTGATCTTTGAATGCACTTGTGGCTTTCGCCCCTTTTTACACCACATGCAGCCTGTACAGTGGTGAGCACAGCAGCATAAACTTTTTGTCTGTATTCTCTGacatacacattaaaacacattactttgaaatatatattcagtatattgcaaaacacacacacatattgggAAGACCTTATAATCTTAAATACTATAGTGAATGTCTGTACactatatatttatgtataaatCACAgtaaaaagttacatttaaattttGATGTAAGAGTGTTACCTCAGTATATAATGATACTTGATACTTCAGTTTGGTGTATTCTCAGTTGTCTCtggttgtgtgttttcctgcttttgtAGGACAAGTAAAGTCAAGAACAAAGGTCCCAAAGACATCATGGCAGTGGAGGACATGAACGGAGAAGTCAGATTCTCCACACATCTTCCATATCCCAACAATCTCAGCAggtagagacagaaaaaaacactttttcatcAGTCAGGCATCCCTCATCAACTTATATCTaacctttgtgtatgtgtgtgtgtgtgtgtgtgtgtgtgcgcgtttaTAGGCCGCTGCTGGAACCAACCGAGTCTCTCCTGCAGATGTTGTTACTGTGGGA
This genomic stretch from Larimichthys crocea isolate SSNF chromosome III, L_crocea_2.0, whole genome shotgun sequence harbors:
- the LOC104930408 gene encoding tissue-type plasminogen activator; this translates as MKLLVIAALLAALSVDVAFSRKKSWSRKNLSLKSQETTELNCLSGDGSSYRGSVSKSARNRRCLNWSWFSEPQGASKGLGNHNYCRNPDQSLKPWCRVQRGKRIVREFCHIPTCSTPTAKPLTAVDTELTCGQRSERRLNKIVGGSFTPIESQPWIAAIFLQKGKRFNCGGSLISPCWVVTAAHCFPDGNETNIEQLSVYLGKTNIKEEDAEKEQRFTVEKLIIHQEYKDGNFNHDIALLKIRSKNGECAMKSASARTVCLPPLHTQLPAGFQCSIAGFGMERQMAWHFSNSLKQTNVKLISQADCKSESYYGDLITKNMFCAGSPDWSTDACSGDSGGPLVCEVSGRMFLFGVVSWGDGCARENKPGVYTQVTNYNKWIAENAGLSKFTSGIMYPMK